The window TATAGTTCAAGTAGGTTAATGCTGATTCGACACATCTTTATGCACTGATGGCATCATATTTAATAATTGAGCAAGACTTGTAAAAATTCCGTTATGCTATCATTGAAAATTACTAATTCAAAAAATTTTTATTTATATTAGGTAGGAATTATTGAAATTGTAAATGGCAGAAAGAGAATATAAGAGTTTTAAAGAGTTTTATCCGTATTACTTAACAGAGCATCAAGATGCTACCTGTAGAACACTTCATTTCACAGGTACTGCTTTATTATTTATAGTTTTAGGATGGGCATTAATCACACAAACGTATTGGGGCTTAGCTTTAATTCCAGTTGTAGGATATGGCTTTGCGTGGGTAGGTCATTTCTTTTTTGAAAAGAATAAACCTGCTACTTTCACTTATCCATTATGGAGCCTAGCTTCGGATTTTAAAATGTTTTTTCAAATTTTAATTGGTAAACAGCCAATTAATCCGCAGCGATAATTTTAGGGTAAAATTTAAATATTACAACTGTACAAACTATACTAACTAAAAGTAGAGCTATTGCATTCAATATTTCGCCATATATAAATAAACCAGTGCTGAATAATAAGCTATAAAT is drawn from Marivirga arenosa and contains these coding sequences:
- a CDS encoding DUF962 domain-containing protein, whose protein sequence is MAEREYKSFKEFYPYYLTEHQDATCRTLHFTGTALLFIVLGWALITQTYWGLALIPVVGYGFAWVGHFFFEKNKPATFTYPLWSLASDFKMFFQILIGKQPINPQR